Within the Aspergillus luchuensis IFO 4308 DNA, chromosome 5, nearly complete sequence genome, the region TTCCGGAGCGACGCCAGGCGATTCCGGATCTTCGATATCACTGTGCCAAGTGTTAGCGCCTACCTACGCAGTGCCGTGCATTAAGGTGGGGAGAACACTTACTTTTCGCCAGAATCACCGCTTGGGGCTCGTTCTGTCCGCCATCCTCGTTGTCCCGCCGGCCGTCGGCTCTATCAGCGCCGCCGGTTTGGCCCGGTCGGGATACTTCCACATCATCCAGGATGGCTTCGAGCATCCGGATAGCGGTGACATACGAGATTTCACATCCGGCTAAATCTTCGCCGGTGATTTCATTGATAGCCGCCACGCGGCTCATCTCCAATGCGCGCTCATACATGAGCTTCTCTGCTGTCACGTCGGGGCTGACCACCACATCGGCAGAGGTTCCGGAACCTAAAGAGGATGCAACCGACAGGTTGCTGGGATGGCTGGGATGATCCGAGGGCAGTCTCTTCTGCGCCTCAACTAATTTGAGCCGGACAAATTCAGCTTTCTCCAGCACCTCGTTGAACCGGTTGCGCACCCACTGGACGACATTGTTGATCCGATTGCCCGCAACGGTGCTTCCAGTATCCGCTCTGCTGAGCGTATCACCCCGGCTCTTGCGAGTCCACCATACACGCGCAATATCCATCGATTTCGCCAGCAATGACAGGGCCTTAACGTAGAGAACCAGGGCTTCCTCAGATAAGGTCACAATAGCATCGACCGTGAGTCCACCATCCGCCGAATCGACAGCATCCGATGCTGGGTCTCCCGAAAACCCAGTGGCGGCAGATGGTGCTAGTGGAATCAGCTGCTTGTACTTGACTTCGGCAAACCCGTACACGACATCACTGCGCGTGGCACACTCCTCGAGATCATGGACGGTTTTGCTATCTTCGTCCAGGTTGGCACCGTGCTTGCCCCCATCCGCGTGGACAATCAGGCTCGTTTGGGCACTGGGGTATGCGGGGAACGGATTGTAGGCCAACGGAGGCGAGCGTCCGCCTTTCGTGATGGTCAGGGGCGGTGAGAAACTCATTCCAAACAAACGTCCGCTGGCCATATTGAGAGCCTTTGAGATGGCCGATGTAGCCGACGTAGGGCTTTGTCCATAGCGGCGATCGTATGAATTTTGACGGACGTGGGTTGAATCGGCACGGGAACGCCCTGAGATGATTTGCATGGCTTTGCTGGGCGACGCATGAGGCGACGACCCCCCGGCCGGCGGTGTGCCTGGAGCCGCTCCCGAACGCCGGGATACTGCACCTCCTTGGCCACCCTGCATCCGTGGGTTGTAGGCCAGTTCGTCAGCAAAAGCATTCATCTCTACCGCACGCTTCTCCACAAGCACGTAGTCCCTTTCAAATGCTACCTCTTGTGCAGCATGCTCCTTTTCGTCCTTCGCTTTCTCGGCGGGTTTGTCAACTTGGGGCACTCCCGAGGATGCCGTACGTCTCCGTTGCTGTTCCAAGATGGCCGTCGTGGGAGGGCGATCGACATGCTCCTGGCGGCCAGGGGCAGTCGCCAGAGACACTGGGCTCGGCCTTGTGGGATGAGATGCTGGCGGTGTAGGCTCATTCGGAGCAGCATGATGCTTGCCCGCACTTCCAGTCCTCCGCATAGGCGTTGAAGGGGTCTCTGGCCGAGGGCTCTGTGTCATGGCTCGTTGAGCCGCCGGGTAAGTCGATGGCTCATCCCGGACCCCAGCAGACAGCGCATTCTCACGTTTCATTTGAACGGGCGTGCTACGCCTTGACCCGGAACCAGGTCGAGGTGTTGGGTCGGCCGGAGAACGCCCGAGGGGAGTGTCATCCGCTACCAAACCGGGAATCGGTTCTGTGAGAACTTTGTGCGCGAAAAAAACATCGAAATTCATCCGATCCATTGGGTGCTGCTTCAGGAGACCTCTAATGAGATTCCTGATGTCCTCCGACACACGATTCGTTGGCGGAAATGATATTTGGTCCTTATTTTTTTCGATCTTTTTGATGAGTTCAATATGGTTCACTGCACGAAACGGGGCCTTCCCGACTACCATCTCATAAAGTACCGTGCCCACAGACCATAGGTCTGCCTTCGCGTCGTATTTCTCGTATCGCAAGATCTCAGGGGCCATGTACAATGGCGAGCCACACAAAGTCTCCGCGAGAGAGGTGGCCGGCAAAGACCGGGCGAAGCCAAAGTCAGCAAGCTTTAGCATTGGCAGAGACTCCAGTCCGGTCTTTGGGCTGAAGGAGTCCTCGCTGCTCTTGAAAGGTACAAATTCAGCAGCCCCACTGCGGTAGGACGACGGCGCAGGACAGAGCAGCAGATTCTGTGGTTTAATGTCCCGATGAATCAAATCACGATCCCGAAGGAATCTGAGTGCGCTCGAAAGTTGTTTGAGGAAGTGGCGGACGATCACCTCGTTGAGGCCCGCACCATCCCCAGGATTGGGGTACTTCGCTATCAAATCCCGTGTGTATGAGCTGTCCCGCAGGGTATAGCGCCCCTTGATGAAGTGGGAAAGGTCCCCCATAGCACAGAATTCCATCACCAAATGAATATTGGAGGTCGTATCGTGGCAGTCAAGGAGAGCGACGAtatggggatggtggagctGTTTGAGGATGGAAATCTCAGAGGCGAGGTTCTCCTTGAGCTTCCTACTGAGTTTGGTCATGGTAACCGATTTGATTGCTACATATGTGCGTGATCTCTAAATCGCGGAAACCGCATTGTCACTGGTTAGCCCTTGTAATTTCACAGCCGAAAACACCGAGCTATATAAACAGGCCGGATCTTCGGCAGAGATAAGAATCAAAGGAAACAGGATCCCAACTTACCGTATGAACACCTTGGTAGACCACGGCAAAACTTCCTCGACCGATCTCGTTCAGCCGAGTGTAATGGCCAATGGGCATCTCGCCATGAGGGCCCTCATTGGACCTCCTGGAATGATGTGCAGATGCCATGACTGCAGCCAGGCGATGAGAGCGTCTTTTAGAGACCAACCACACGCCCCGTCAACCACACACTACCTCAACAGCGGCAGAAACAGCGTCGGGtgatggaagaagcccatcAGGGGAGCGAAAGGTAGGATCAGAGGAGCGGCCGGTGATGGGCGAGTGGATAGGGCGGATGATAAAGCGAGACGGAAGATAGGAAgtaggagagagatggaCGGGATGAGCGTGGCAagccggaggaggagaggcaaGGAGGGCTAGACTGCGTGGCAGACGACGGGGACAGTAGACGGGGCAGGAAGAAAGGGACGGGTCCAGAGCGTaggcagtagtagcagcagtagtagtagagtagGAGTCGGAGAAGTTGGGGGACGAGAAATAGGGTGCGCAGCACACCTACAGTAGGGCGCAAGTAGGCAGGAGAGCGGTGAGGCGGAAAACGGGGGCTTGTATGATAGGATGAAGGGCGACAGGGATGGCCAGACGGATGACGACCAAGGCGTGGGACTTTAAGTAAGTACTatagaaggaggaggatcgggGGATCGACGATAAGGTATGAATCACCGCACTAGGGACGAGAACGGTGGGGAGGCGTGATAGATAAGCCAGAGATGGCGTGCGAGGTGAGGGTTAGGTGGAAAGTGATGGAGCAAGAAGATAtaggaggaggaagtagaagaagtagaagaagatcagAGCAAAGATAGtcgagagagaagatgagtgagtgggaaaggaagcTGAATGATGTgatgggggaagagagagtaGGAAAGGCGGGAAGCAGCTGGACCCAGGGATCCTTGACGATGTCTGGGCGAGCAGCGCAGCGCAACGAGACAAGAGAGCGTGACCGCCGATAACGAGCCAAATAGGACTGGTGGATGATTGAATGacctggggagggagaaccAAGGCGGTCAGAAGAGCGGAACCACTAGACTACTGGTATCTCAGGTATGACCGCAACCAAATTTGGGTCCTCCTTAGCTAATCAATCCATCTGCCAAAAACAATAAGAAAAAGTACGAAGACAGACAGGAACCAACCAATGCAGTTATACGACAGAAACCGAATAAATCACGCAACAAGaccaaaaacaaaataaGAAATGGCATCAACTCACTCATAAATACACTAATctcaccaaccaacaaaGCAACCTCTGCAGGATTGctcaagggaaagaaggaaatcCCCAGATACTCCAAAACCCACCAgcataaaaaaaagaaaaaagggggaCCCCGGAAGTTGCCAGGAAAATTAATTACCAGCAAGAAAGAGATAAAAGCTACAGG harbors:
- the atg1 gene encoding serine/threonine protein kinase ATG1 (COG:O,T,U;~EggNog:ENOG410PHHV;~InterPro:IPR017441,IPR008271,IPR022708,IPR000719, IPR011009;~PFAM:PF12063,PF07714,PF00069;~go_function: GO:0004672 - protein kinase activity [Evidence IEA];~go_function: GO:0004674 - protein serine/threonine kinase activity [Evidence IEA];~go_function: GO:0005524 - ATP binding [Evidence IEA];~go_process: GO:0006468 - protein phosphorylation [Evidence IEA]), with amino-acid sequence MASAHHSRRSNEGPHGEMPIGHYTRLNEIGRGSFAVVYQGVHTRSRTYVAIKSVTMTKLSRKLKENLASEISILKQLHHPHIVALLDCHDTTSNIHLVMEFCAMGDLSHFIKGRYTLRDSSYTRDLIAKYPNPGDGAGLNEVIVRHFLKQLSSALRFLRDRDLIHRDIKPQNLLLCPAPSSYRSGAAEFVPFKSSEDSFSPKTGLESLPMLKLADFGFARSLPATSLAETLCGSPLYMAPEILRYEKYDAKADLWSVGTVLYEMVVGKAPFRAVNHIELIKKIEKNKDQISFPPTNRVSEDIRNLIRGLLKQHPMDRMNFDVFFAHKVLTEPIPGLVADDTPLGRSPADPTPRPGSGSRRSTPVQMKRENALSAGVRDEPSTYPAAQRAMTQSPRPETPSTPMRRTGSAGKHHAAPNEPTPPASHPTRPSPVSLATAPGRQEHVDRPPTTAILEQQRRRTASSGVPQVDKPAEKAKDEKEHAAQEVAFERDYVLVEKRAVEMNAFADELAYNPRMQGGQGGAVSRRSGAAPGTPPAGGSSPHASPSKAMQIISGRSRADSTHVRQNSYDRRYGQSPTSATSAISKALNMASGRLFGMSFSPPLTITKGGRSPPLAYNPFPAYPSAQTSLIVHADGGKHGANLDEDSKTVHDLEECATRSDVVYGFAEVKYKQLIPLAPSAATGFSGDPASDAVDSADGGLTVDAIVTLSEEALVLYVKALSLLAKSMDIARVWWTRKSRGDTLSRADTGSTVAGNRINNVVQWVRNRFNEVLEKAEFVRLKLVEAQKRLPSDHPSHPSNLSVASSLGSGTSADVVVSPDVTAEKLMYERALEMSRVAAINEITGEDLAGCEISYVTAIRMLEAILDDVEVSRPGQTGGADRADGRRDNEDGGQNEPQAVILAKMISKIRNRLASLRKKLALLSNRYTPPSSGPGKMPPSNLVPVSPAVGATPPK
- a CDS encoding uncharacterized protein (TransMembrane:3 (o16-33i40-59o65-87i)), translating into MSGGMDGLDRARYHRVLSPVAFISFLLVINFPGNFRGPPFFFFLCWWVLEYLGISFFPLSNPAEVALLVGEISVFMSHSIIHQSYLARYRRSRSLVSLRCAARPDIVKDPWVQLLPAFPTLSSPITSFSFLSHSLIFSLDYLCSDLLLLLLLPPPISSCSITFHLTLTSHAISGLSITPPHRSRP